Part of the Rhodobacteraceae bacterium M385 genome is shown below.
GCCCATAAGTGTTCTGCAGTACACTGAAGAGCCTTTGTTCGTCGTTTCTGTGTAGTGCAATCCGTTGCGTCGAGCGCTTTGTCCCACATGCGTTTGCCGCAATAGAAACACTTCCCACCTTGGGAAAGCATCTTGGCACGACGTATTCTGACTAGAGAGTTCATAGTTTCAGGTCTCCTCTCATTTTCATAAGAAGCGAATGCGCGATGCCGGAATCGGCACCCCCCGACAGGAAGCTAAAGCTCGCGCGTGACCCGATTTTCGTGGCAACGCAGTTCGGACAAACCGGCCTTTGGCTCGGCTTGGATAGTGAAGTCTACGGTATCGAATTTGACACGCTTGTGTCAACTAGAGCTGGATAGTCGCCCTTACCCTATCGGGCAGTGCCTAGGGGGATCGAGAAGGGGGCCATGGCGAATGGTCCCCTCGGGGTTGCCTCATGGTGTCCCGTTAGATGGTGGGCCGACATCCCGCGCGATAGACGCGCCGAGCGGAGTGAGGGTAGGTGCGGCCTGCTCACGTGTTGGCATCGAATCACGAGAAACGCTTGTATGTTGCGGCCTCACCACGCTTTGAATCCGTGTGCTGCTGCTTCCGCCATGCTTCCAGAATTGGGAGCTCGCACAACTTGCACCAAGTCTCGCGCTTAAATATCTGATAAATAAGGTGAAATGGTGAGCCCTGCAGGATTCGAACCTGCGACAAATTGATTAAAAGTCAACTGCTCTACCAACTGAGCTAAGGGCCCGCTCAAGTCGCGCTTACTAGGGTCGCTTCCGGGGCGCGTCAAGCGAAAATCCCCGTGGGGTCTTTGAACTGTCGCCGGGTTCTCGTATATGCGGCGAATGCCTGATCCTGTTTCTCCTTCCGGTCTGACGTTTTTAAAGATGCACGGCCTTGGCAATGACTTTGTGGTCATTGATGCCCGCGACGGTGATCGCGTGATGACGCCTGCGTTGGCGCAAGGCTTGGGGGATCGTCATCGCGGCGTCGGGTTTGACCAATTGGCGGTGATTGAAACGGGCGATGATAGTGACCTGCGGCTGACGTTCTGGAACGCCGACGGCTCCGTTGCCGGGGCTTGCGGCAACGCGACCCGCTGTGTTGCCCGGCGCGAGATGGAGCTGACGGGGCGCGACCGCATCACGCTCCGAACCGAGCGGGGGCTGTTGGAGGCGGTTGATGCGGGCGATGGGCTGACCTCGGTCAACATGGGCGCGCCGCTTCTGGAATGGCAGGATGTGCCGCTGGCCCATGCCTGCGATACGTTGAACTTGCCGATTGACGGCACGCCGGTGGCGACGGGCATGGGCAACCCCCATTGCACCTTCTTCGTGGACGATGCCAACGCTGTAGATCTGGAAGGCCTTGGCGCGCGCTTCGAACATGACCCACTTTTCCCTGAGCGCACGAACGTCCAGTTCGCCCATGTGATCGGGCCGGATCATCTGCGGATGCGGGTGTGGGAACGGGGCGTTGGGGTTACCCTGGCGTCGGGTTCTTCGTCCTGCGCCGTGGCTGTGGCCGCGGCGCGTCGCGGACTGACCGGGCGCCGCGTGCGCCTGACGC
Proteins encoded:
- the dapF gene encoding diaminopimelate epimerase, which encodes MRRMPDPVSPSGLTFLKMHGLGNDFVVIDARDGDRVMTPALAQGLGDRHRGVGFDQLAVIETGDDSDLRLTFWNADGSVAGACGNATRCVARREMELTGRDRITLRTERGLLEAVDAGDGLTSVNMGAPLLEWQDVPLAHACDTLNLPIDGTPVATGMGNPHCTFFVDDANAVDLEGLGARFEHDPLFPERTNVQFAHVIGPDHLRMRVWERGVGVTLASGSSSCAVAVAAARRGLTGRRVRLTLDGGEIAIDWREDGVWMTGPTAHVFTATLTPAFLDALT